A single window of Gemmatimonadales bacterium DNA harbors:
- the prfB gene encoding peptide chain release factor 2 — protein MPGKAQRLEVLEGEQLGPGFWSNQERARELVQEVKALKGWLTPGNEIAQRLADAKSLHELLEVEPDEGLTEELGSEIERLEKALAAFELKSMLQGPDDMRNALLTIHPGAGGTESQDWAEMLTRMYRRWAEQHGYRVKVLDYETGEEAGITSASLEIEGDYAYGFLKAEKGVHRLVRISPFDSQARRHTSFASVFVYPDIDDTIDIDLRDEDIKMDVFRASGAGGQHVNKTSSAVRLTHIPTKIVVSCQQERSQHKNKETAMKMLRAALYQRKLEEQEAEKAKVEATKTDISWGNQIRSYVFQPYTMVNDHRTELKVSDVQGVMDGDLDDFIHSYLKRFGGSAA, from the coding sequence TTGCCTGGCAAAGCGCAGCGGCTGGAAGTCCTGGAAGGTGAGCAACTCGGCCCCGGATTCTGGTCCAACCAGGAACGGGCGCGTGAGCTGGTGCAGGAGGTCAAGGCGCTCAAGGGCTGGTTGACGCCGGGGAACGAGATTGCCCAGCGCCTGGCGGATGCCAAGAGTCTGCACGAGTTGCTCGAGGTCGAACCGGATGAGGGGCTGACCGAGGAACTGGGGTCCGAGATCGAGCGATTGGAAAAGGCGCTGGCGGCGTTCGAGTTGAAGTCGATGCTGCAAGGCCCTGATGACATGCGGAACGCACTGCTCACGATTCATCCCGGTGCGGGCGGCACCGAGTCGCAGGATTGGGCCGAAATGCTGACCCGGATGTACCGCCGCTGGGCCGAGCAGCACGGCTATCGGGTCAAAGTGCTCGACTATGAGACGGGTGAGGAAGCCGGTATCACCTCCGCCTCGCTCGAGATCGAAGGCGATTACGCGTACGGATTCCTCAAGGCGGAGAAGGGGGTCCACCGTCTGGTGCGGATCTCGCCATTCGACTCGCAGGCGCGGCGACACACCTCGTTTGCCTCGGTCTTCGTCTATCCGGACATCGACGACACGATCGACATCGATCTTCGCGATGAAGACATCAAGATGGATGTGTTCCGGGCGTCCGGTGCCGGCGGACAGCACGTCAACAAGACCTCGTCGGCCGTTCGTCTGACCCACATCCCGACCAAGATCGTCGTGTCATGCCAGCAGGAGCGCAGCCAGCACAAGAACAAAGAGACCGCGATGAAGATGCTGCGCGCCGCCCTGTACCAGCGGAAGCTCGAGGAACAGGAAGCGGAGAAGGCCAAGGTCGAGGCGACCAAAACGGACATTTCCTGGGGCAATCAGATCCGGTCGTATGTCTTCCAGCCCTACACCATGGTCAATGATCACCGGACCGAGCTCAAAGTGAGCGACGTCCAGGGTGTCATGGACGGCGATCTGGACGACTTCATTCACAGCTATCTCAAGCGGTTCGGAGGATCGGCGGCGTGA
- a CDS encoding zinc-ribbon domain-containing protein: MNATCTSCQTVFRVDPAKVPAAGVRARCSVCSGIFWVRVTAPVAVPAAIEVPAPPPEPVRPEPARDDAPGSPFGDSFDDWHARTTAPTAADAIEERRTREPDIPTPWPEFPPEPAAPEVPQPVGVDPVPHAVERPSTPAFGPGPALAPPAVGGLTSPARPVEKAAAMVDAALPPVTPPVTAPRSPTPPAVSSGGFGPAFAPPQAAAVPAPALPGLPRPAAPAPPVGAAVRKARVNPFMRQDPAAKARRLARALISDMVVYHPAKRREGLQRNSLKALFEEEIKKSWEEYVDQVGAELAESTPFFHEALNEILADGQTLFP; encoded by the coding sequence ATGAACGCAACCTGTACATCCTGTCAAACCGTCTTCAGGGTCGATCCGGCCAAGGTGCCTGCTGCCGGGGTGCGGGCGCGCTGCTCTGTCTGCAGCGGCATCTTCTGGGTTCGGGTGACTGCTCCCGTGGCGGTGCCGGCTGCGATCGAGGTCCCCGCGCCCCCGCCGGAGCCCGTACGCCCGGAGCCCGCCCGAGACGATGCCCCTGGCTCGCCCTTTGGTGATTCCTTCGACGACTGGCATGCCCGCACCACGGCGCCAACGGCGGCGGACGCCATCGAGGAGCGACGGACCCGGGAACCGGACATTCCGACGCCTTGGCCTGAGTTCCCGCCGGAACCAGCCGCTCCGGAGGTGCCGCAGCCGGTCGGCGTCGATCCGGTGCCTCACGCCGTTGAGCGCCCCTCGACTCCTGCGTTCGGCCCGGGGCCGGCACTAGCGCCACCTGCGGTCGGGGGGCTCACCTCCCCGGCAAGGCCGGTCGAGAAGGCTGCGGCCATGGTGGACGCTGCGTTGCCCCCGGTGACACCGCCCGTAACCGCACCGCGATCTCCGACGCCTCCGGCGGTCTCGAGCGGCGGGTTCGGCCCCGCCTTCGCCCCGCCTCAGGCGGCGGCTGTCCCGGCTCCGGCCTTGCCTGGATTGCCGCGTCCCGCCGCTCCGGCACCGCCTGTGGGCGCCGCGGTACGGAAGGCTCGGGTCAATCCATTCATGCGCCAGGACCCGGCCGCCAAAGCCCGGCGGCTGGCGCGTGCGCTGATTTCAGACATGGTGGTCTACCATCCCGCCAAGCGGCGCGAAGGGCTGCAACGGAACTCGCTCAAGGCGCTCTTCGAGGAGGAAATCAAGAAGAGTTGGGAAGAATACGTCGACCAGGTTGGGGCTGAACTGGCCGAGTCGACCCCGTTTTTCCACGAGGCGCTCAACGAAATCCTGGCCGACGGGCAGACGCTTTTCCCATAG
- a CDS encoding diguanylate cyclase: protein MRNRPTILYFGPVGRPVPDLVRRWATDQRFPVEVLDEPDQVESIILRGHPCILLVDGDATSAAGTELIRRLKSDSFTAIVPALVLGGQRQADKMQQWFAAGADEILTDVFPPEEQLARLDALCVRSQRDVSVHPSTRLPGAPEIDREIRRRLESDQEFAVCYADLDHFKEYNDRYSYYDGDRVIYMLSRILHDVVKGVLGPNGFVGHIGGDDFIFIIPAAEISLVCTEILSVFDTLVPYQYNEQDRRAGYYFGKDRRGQLHRVPLMTLSVGIVTNRHRTFAHPAEVSELATEMKSYAKTLPGSVFVVDRRQTRTGDDRAGR from the coding sequence GTGAGGAATCGCCCGACCATTCTCTACTTCGGGCCGGTCGGGCGACCGGTACCTGATCTGGTCCGTCGGTGGGCCACCGATCAGCGTTTCCCGGTGGAGGTGCTCGACGAACCCGACCAGGTCGAGTCGATCATCTTGCGTGGGCATCCTTGCATTCTGCTGGTCGACGGCGATGCAACCAGTGCAGCGGGTACCGAGCTGATTCGCCGACTCAAGTCGGATTCCTTCACGGCGATCGTCCCGGCGCTCGTGCTCGGCGGGCAGCGTCAGGCCGACAAGATGCAGCAGTGGTTTGCGGCCGGGGCGGACGAGATCCTGACGGACGTGTTTCCTCCGGAAGAACAGTTGGCCCGGCTCGACGCCCTGTGCGTTCGCAGCCAGCGTGACGTCTCCGTTCATCCGTCGACCCGTCTGCCCGGTGCGCCGGAAATCGACCGGGAAATTCGTCGGCGGCTCGAGAGCGACCAGGAGTTCGCGGTTTGCTACGCCGATCTCGACCATTTCAAAGAGTACAACGACCGTTACAGCTACTACGATGGCGATCGCGTCATCTACATGCTGTCGCGTATCCTGCACGATGTCGTCAAAGGCGTGTTGGGCCCGAACGGCTTTGTCGGCCATATCGGCGGCGATGACTTCATCTTCATCATCCCCGCGGCCGAGATTAGCTTGGTCTGTACCGAAATCCTGTCGGTCTTCGACACGCTGGTGCCCTATCAGTACAACGAGCAGGATCGGCGCGCCGGATATTACTTCGGCAAAGACCGGCGGGGACAGCTGCACCGGGTGCCGCTGATGACACTCTCGGTCGGCATCGTCACCAACCGCCATCGCACCTTTGCGCATCCGGCGGAGGTCAGCGAACTGGCTACCGAGATGAAGAGCTATGCCAAAACGCTGCCCGGATCGGTCTTTGTGGTCGACCGGCGTCAGACCCGGACGGGCGATGACCGGGCCGGGCGGTAG
- a CDS encoding Trm112 family protein, translating into MSLAPELLDILVCPKCKGDLEYRPDDQVLICHVCKLGYPVEDDIPVMLIDEARPL; encoded by the coding sequence ATGAGTCTCGCGCCAGAACTGCTGGACATCCTGGTCTGCCCGAAATGCAAGGGAGACCTCGAATACCGGCCGGACGATCAGGTGCTGATCTGTCATGTCTGCAAGCTGGGCTATCCGGTTGAAGATGACATACCCGTGATGCTGATCGACGAGGCGCGCCCGCTATGA
- the era gene encoding GTPase Era: MTRFGRVALAGRPNVGKSSLMNALVGEPLSMVSPKAQATRLPVVGIRTEGESQIVFHDLPGLLDPSYLLQSRMVGLALRDLARSDLVLHLHPASDAPAPPLASLLPPDAKLPRKQLTVYTKADLAPDSLEAADDRIFVSAAQGTGLAQLIDRITALLPEGEWEYPADDLGAQPLRFFVVEYLREAAFQYLEDELPYAFTADVDEFQENRDPVYIRATLYVERDSQKRILIGTQGRTIKAIGQHARQRLEGLLGSRVYLETWVKVLPRWRQSADLLTRLGFPDLNERRDAR, from the coding sequence ATGACCCGATTTGGACGCGTGGCCCTCGCGGGTCGGCCCAACGTTGGGAAATCGTCCCTGATGAACGCGCTGGTCGGCGAACCCCTCTCGATGGTGAGTCCGAAGGCACAGGCAACCCGCCTTCCCGTCGTCGGGATCCGGACCGAAGGCGAGAGCCAGATCGTGTTTCATGATCTGCCCGGGCTGCTCGATCCGTCGTACTTGCTGCAGTCCCGGATGGTGGGATTGGCGCTTCGCGACCTCGCCCGGTCCGATCTCGTCCTCCACCTGCACCCGGCCTCCGACGCGCCGGCGCCCCCGCTCGCGAGTCTGCTTCCGCCCGATGCAAAGCTGCCTCGCAAGCAGCTGACGGTGTACACCAAGGCGGATCTGGCGCCCGATTCCCTCGAGGCGGCTGACGACCGCATCTTCGTATCGGCGGCGCAGGGCACTGGACTGGCGCAGTTGATCGATCGGATCACCGCGCTGCTGCCCGAAGGGGAGTGGGAGTACCCGGCCGACGATCTGGGCGCGCAACCGCTTCGGTTCTTCGTGGTCGAGTACTTGCGGGAAGCGGCCTTTCAGTACCTCGAGGACGAGCTGCCCTATGCGTTCACGGCCGACGTCGACGAGTTCCAGGAGAATCGGGACCCGGTGTACATTCGGGCAACCCTGTATGTCGAACGCGACTCCCAGAAACGAATCCTGATCGGTACGCAAGGGCGGACGATCAAGGCCATCGGTCAGCATGCTCGCCAGCGCCTGGAAGGGTTGCTCGGAAGCCGGGTCTATCTGGAAACCTGGGTCAAGGTGCTGCCGCGCTGGCGGCAGTCTGCAGACCTGCTGACACGACTCGGCTTCCCGGACCTCAACGAACGGAGAGACGCGCGATGA
- a CDS encoding pyridoxal phosphate-dependent aminotransferase — MPIPGFRRVPFTGVIHATAEAARRGYRGGDPAWCNLGQGQPEAGPLPGSPERVESIAIAPDDQEYAPVAGLWELREAVAAHYNSQYRRGLPSQYGPENVCICGGGRVSLARTAAALGHVNLGHFLPDYTAYEELLDVFKPFSAIPILLDSAAGYHFSRDDLRREIVGRGLSVVLLSNPANPTGHALYGDELRQWVEIGRNLNCTLLIDEFYSHYSWVASPPLSAAAYVDDVNRDPVVLFDGLTKNWRYPGWRCSWIVGPAPVIEAVSSTGSFLDGGGSRPTQRRAIPLLEPDHVRAEVAAINAAFRPKRRLMLDGLRRAGVRFDIEPEGTFYCWGDVSDLPPALSTGKDFFQQALDRQVICVPGEFFDVNPGRRRSGRPSRFRHYVRFSFGPEIGAVREGVARIQAMVQDHGGTVTA; from the coding sequence ATGCCGATTCCCGGCTTCCGACGCGTCCCTTTTACCGGGGTCATCCATGCCACGGCCGAAGCCGCCCGGCGTGGTTACCGCGGGGGCGACCCGGCCTGGTGTAACCTTGGTCAGGGACAGCCGGAGGCCGGTCCGCTGCCGGGATCGCCGGAGCGGGTCGAGTCGATTGCGATTGCGCCGGACGACCAGGAGTACGCCCCGGTTGCCGGGCTCTGGGAATTGCGTGAGGCGGTGGCTGCGCACTACAACAGCCAGTATCGCAGGGGGCTGCCCTCGCAGTACGGTCCTGAGAATGTCTGCATTTGCGGGGGTGGTCGTGTTTCCCTGGCGCGGACGGCAGCCGCGCTGGGCCACGTCAATCTGGGCCACTTCCTGCCCGACTACACGGCATACGAAGAGCTGCTCGACGTCTTCAAACCCTTCAGCGCCATTCCGATCCTCCTCGACAGTGCTGCGGGCTATCACTTCAGCCGCGACGATCTGCGTCGGGAGATCGTTGGTCGGGGCCTGTCGGTCGTGCTCCTGTCCAACCCGGCCAACCCGACCGGTCATGCCCTCTATGGCGATGAGCTGCGTCAGTGGGTCGAGATCGGGCGGAACCTCAACTGCACCCTGCTGATCGACGAGTTCTACTCCCACTACAGCTGGGTGGCGTCGCCTCCGCTGTCGGCAGCTGCGTATGTCGACGACGTCAATCGCGATCCGGTGGTGCTGTTCGACGGGCTGACCAAGAACTGGCGGTATCCCGGCTGGCGGTGCAGCTGGATCGTGGGGCCGGCTCCGGTCATCGAGGCGGTCTCGAGCACCGGATCATTCCTCGACGGCGGCGGCAGTCGCCCAACCCAGCGGCGCGCCATTCCGCTGCTCGAGCCGGATCATGTGCGAGCGGAGGTCGCAGCTATCAACGCGGCCTTTCGCCCGAAGCGCCGCCTGATGCTCGATGGTTTGCGTCGTGCCGGGGTCCGATTCGATATCGAGCCGGAAGGCACCTTCTACTGCTGGGGCGATGTCTCTGACCTGCCGCCTGCGCTCAGCACGGGAAAAGACTTCTTCCAGCAGGCCCTCGATCGTCAGGTCATCTGCGTGCCCGGCGAGTTCTTCGATGTCAACCCCGGCCGCCGACGGTCGGGTCGCCCGTCCAGGTTCCGGCACTACGTGCGCTTCTCGTTCGGTCCAGAGATCGGGGCTGTACGGGAGGGCGTTGCCCGGATCCAGGCGATGGTGCAGGACCACGGCGGCACGGTCACCGCCTGA
- the cysK gene encoding cysteine synthase A, with protein MEDAVGNTPLIRLRRVVPASAAAVFVKLEGVNPGGSIKDRTALGMIQDAEARGELRPGDTIVEPTSGNTGIGLAQIASARGYRLILTLPSSMSEERKRTLLGYGAELVLTDPERRMLAAIEEAERIRDRLGAWMPNQFTNPSNPAIHYRLTGPELYQGMEGRIDAFVYGSGTGGTISGVGRFLKSQNPATRVIAVEPARSPVLSGGERGQHQFQGMGPGFVPPNFDRTVVDEIRTAWEEDAFPLARRLMREEGLFVGMSSGAIAWVALNVAAELGPGARVAMIAPDSAARYLSTSLFDDPTAQARITTAG; from the coding sequence GTGGAAGATGCGGTCGGTAACACCCCGCTGATTCGCCTCCGGCGCGTCGTTCCAGCGAGCGCGGCCGCTGTCTTCGTCAAGCTCGAGGGCGTCAACCCTGGCGGGTCGATCAAGGACCGGACGGCGCTGGGCATGATCCAGGACGCCGAGGCTCGCGGGGAACTTCGCCCGGGAGACACCATCGTCGAACCGACCTCAGGCAATACGGGTATTGGCCTGGCGCAGATCGCCAGCGCCCGGGGGTATCGCTTGATCCTGACCCTGCCCTCGTCGATGAGCGAGGAGCGGAAACGCACGCTACTGGGTTACGGCGCCGAGCTCGTCCTGACCGACCCCGAGCGGCGGATGCTCGCTGCAATCGAAGAAGCCGAACGGATTCGAGACCGCCTCGGCGCCTGGATGCCCAATCAGTTCACCAATCCGTCGAATCCGGCCATCCACTACCGCCTGACGGGGCCCGAGCTGTACCAGGGGATGGAGGGTCGGATCGATGCGTTCGTGTATGGCTCCGGTACGGGTGGAACGATCAGCGGGGTTGGCCGCTTCCTCAAGAGTCAGAATCCGGCGACCCGGGTCATTGCCGTCGAGCCTGCCCGATCGCCGGTTCTGTCCGGCGGAGAGCGCGGGCAGCACCAGTTTCAGGGCATGGGCCCAGGGTTCGTTCCGCCCAACTTCGACCGTACTGTGGTCGACGAGATCCGAACGGCGTGGGAGGAGGACGCCTTTCCGTTGGCTCGCCGCCTGATGCGGGAGGAGGGACTCTTCGTCGGGATGTCGAGCGGGGCGATTGCCTGGGTTGCCCTCAACGTCGCGGCGGAACTCGGCCCCGGTGCGCGGGTCGCGATGATCGCACCGGACTCGGCGGCACGTTATCTCTCGACCTCCCTGTTCGATGACCCGACCGCGCAGGCCAGGATCACGACGGCTGGCTAG
- a CDS encoding VOC family protein — protein sequence MGSEHDRRIDYIEFGTEDLAASKRFFETAFGWKFTDYGPDYTAFEDGRLSGGINGSSPPGGAPLVILFASDLEEVERAVVAAGGVISDRHTFPGGRRFHFTEPGGNHLAVWSDH from the coding sequence ATGGGATCGGAACACGACCGCCGCATCGACTACATCGAATTCGGGACCGAAGACCTTGCTGCCTCGAAGCGCTTTTTCGAGACCGCCTTCGGCTGGAAGTTTACCGACTACGGGCCTGACTATACCGCATTCGAGGACGGGCGGCTGTCCGGCGGGATCAACGGATCGAGCCCGCCTGGGGGCGCGCCCTTGGTCATCCTCTTTGCATCCGACCTCGAGGAGGTCGAGCGGGCGGTCGTCGCTGCCGGCGGTGTCATCTCCGACCGGCACACCTTCCCGGGCGGTCGTCGGTTTCACTTCACGGAGCCTGGCGGAAACCACCTTGCAGTCTGGAGCGATCACTAG